One window of Perca flavescens isolate YP-PL-M2 chromosome 6, PFLA_1.0, whole genome shotgun sequence genomic DNA carries:
- the arid1aa gene encoding AT-rich interactive domain-containing protein 1A isoform X2 produces MAAQVASAATLNTSPPSELKKPDRDNKEESVPGEKQSDKKQPGLDSGSPGRGDLQDGADGGNAGGGGEPEMKNGNGNPPRANNNNQNDSVGPEGNNHPGLVHHHGTAFPPPSYGYSQHYGRAPFHQHGGQQSPGMAAAAGPVVQSSNIMDPYQPNSHEHGFSNHQFNNYNPFPNRTPYPGQAYAMNSPRSTQAPTAGGQPANVKQQPPAGGPTAMAGSYSNQRYNIGNPQPTSTPTLNKLLTSPSATRGYPNYPSNDYSSQEGANKGPADMGSSGLYGGSNPGWQQRGHHPSPMSPGSAGQPLVRNQPPGPIDPMAKMRGQPYGAGSPYNQQAPQGPPTGPQQGPGYPGQGYGPPGPQRFPVGMQGRTPGSMGSMSYGPQMGSYGQQGPGGYGSQGQAPYYNQPGQAPHPSQQQTPYSQPPSVQPGGQTPYPGQTHPPPTSAPHNQGAQPYPQPHMPPQSQGQLPGPSQGPPQSQPPYSQTSAPQSGQSLYAQQQGPPNQAPQPPSSQEPAGPQGQSNYPGSTQGPQQPPSQQQQAQTQPPQQPPGHSQHPQGQPAAYTQNPQQPQQQQAQQSPYQRFPPPQQQEVSQDSFQSSAPPSTQPKTGPEDSQGRPSSLPDLSGSIDDLPTGAEGALSPGVSTSGVSSSQGEQSNQAQSPFSPHTSPHLPGIRGPSPSPAGSPASASTPRTGPLSPANMPVTQMPPRPSSVQSDGSLHPAMSQSPMAQDRGFMQRNPQMPYGSPQSASALSPRQSSGGQMHPGMGPYQQNNSMGGYGQQGGQYGPQGYPRQPGYGNMPNANYTGPGIGPMNSMAGQGAGPPYSGMPPGRMPPNQMGARPYGPNMGPNMGPNMGPNIPPNMGNMPPQVGSGMCPPPGMNRKPQDPAAMQHPATNSMHNRMPGYPNMSPSMIGSGPPYGPPMNNMPGMMNTQGGSPYPMGPNMANNSSGMAPSPEVNNKMNNKVDGSATPKPEPKSKKSNSSTTTNEKITRLYELGPEPERKMWVDRYLSFIEEKAMGMTNLPAVGRKPLDLFRLYMSVKEIGSMAQVSKNKKWRDLATSLNVGTSSSAASSLKKQYIQCLYAFECKIERGEDPPPEIFTDNKKNQAAKVQPPSPASLCSTAGSGSLQGPQTPQSTSSSMAEGGDLKPPTPASTPHTQMPPMPPGSRSSVNLQDPFSEGSDPAFPRKNMTPNSAYQAGMNTPDMQGRMGTYEPNKDPFGNMRKVGEHFLPANQGPNSGVGDQQQQPPQQQQQQPPFNRGPPGAMGTMPMGPRQQFPYGPGYDRRSEQGMGPEGNMGSGAPQPNPMIPANADTGMYSPNRFPPQQPRHDSYGNQYPGQGTPPTGSYPNQQPGMYPQQQSYKRPVEGGYPPSKRHETEYSGPFHGGQQQPPPPQQQPGGTSAPSSGQQEYNQYSGSGPYPGSDRRPPGTGNQFPFPFGRERMPVATGPNAQPNMPPQMMQSGPEGPQGGMWQGPRDMNYQNYPSRQGGPGGPPQGPGYPGMNRSEEMMSSEQRMNHDGQWGGQMGPRQPPYGPAGPGQSMPRSVQPNYQPLQGVQNHIPQVSSPASMPRPMDSRTSPSKSPYMHGVIKMQKAGPPVPASHIVPPPVQSPLIRRDMPFPPGSIEASHPVLKPRRRLTVKDIGTPEAWRVMMSLKSGLLAESTWALDTINILLYDDNSISTFDLNTLPGLLELVVEYFRRCLIEIFGILREYEVGDPGQRTLLDPDALKQDWDSAEEEEQRAEDMEQEEGEDEEEEERETEGPARVKEEEEEQQQCSESRGREEKTEDEERKNKGSSSEQTGSLQSLAANERPKQASKFDKFPLKVVRKKDPFATGKSNNHGKLQEFDSGLLHWSAGGGDSTDHIQTHFEPRKDFLEPRVRVYVPSNLLKRRVPEEVPLENCLPAEEDKSKNQDEEERPKETAFSEKASSSLSIEEERKMDSETKTVEKVAKSHQENNRPIPFPRSVLTQQTGTILEDEPHSKDEGPLVALANWQDSLARRCICVSNIIRSLSFVPGNDHEMSKHPGLLLLLGRLILLHHRHPERKQAPLTYEKDEDSDEGMGQRDEWWWDCLELLRENTLVTLANISGQLDLSIYPESICLPLLDGLLHWAVCPSAEAQDPFPTLGPHSALSPQRLVLETLSKLSIQDNNVDLILATPPFSRLEKLYGNLVRLIGDRKVAVCREMAVVLLANLAQGDTVAARAIAVQKGSVGNLLGFLEDSLAATQLQQSQSSLLHLQGMHFEPTSPDMMRRAARALHALAKVEENHSEFTLQESRLLDLSVSPLMNSLVSHVICDVLFLIGQS; encoded by the exons ATGGCCGCTCAGGTCGCCAGCGCCGCCACTCTTAACACTAGCCCGCCTTCCGAACTCAAAAAACCGGATCGAGACAACAAGGAGGAGTCGGTACCGGGGGAGAAGCAGTCCGACAAAAAGCAGCCGGGCTTGGACAGCGGATCGCCGGGCCGGGGAGATCTGCAGGACGGGGCCGACGGTGGAAAtgcagggggaggaggggaaCCTGAGATGAAGAACGGGAATGGGAACCCGCCCAGGGCTAACAATAATAACCAGAATGACTCTGTCGGACCGGAGGGAAATAACCATCCCGGGTTGGTGCATCACCACGGCACGGCGTTTCCTCCACCTTCGTACGGATATAGTCAGCACTACGGTCGGGCCCCTTTTCATCAACATGGCGGACAACAAAGCCCTGGCATGGCAGCTGCTGCGGGTCCGGTCGTGCAGTCGAGCAACATAATGGACCCATATCAACCTAATTCACACGAGCATGGCTTTTCAAACCACCAGTTTAACAATTACAACCCATTCCCGAACAGGACTCCCTATCCCGGCCAAGCATACGCCATGAACTCCCCTCGCAGTACCCAGGCGCCGACAGCTGGGGGACagccagctaacgttaagcAGCAGCCACCAGCGGGAGGACCCACGGCGATGGCTGGATCTTACAGTAACCAGAGATATAATATTGGAAACCCACAACCTACATCCACACCGACACTCAACAAGCTCCTAACCTCCCCCAGCGCAACGCGGGGTTATCCAAACTACCCGTCTAACGACTACAGTAGCCAAGAAGGAGCTAATAAGGGACCAGCAGACATGGGCAGTAGCGGTCTGTATGGAGGGAGCAATCCGGGTTGGCAACAAAGAGGCCATCACCCGTCGCCTATGAGCCCGGGAAGTGCCGGGCAGCCGCTAGTTAGGAACCAG CCACCTGGTCCTATTGACCCAATGGCAAAAATGAGAGGTCAGCCATACGGAGCAGGCAGTCCATACAATCAGCAGGCGCCGCAGGGGCCTCCCACAGGTCCACAACAGGGGCCCGGTTACCCTGGCCAGGGTTATGGCCCTCCAGGTCCTCAGCGATTCCCAGTGGGAATGCAAGGACGTACCCCTGGAAGCATGGGTAGCATGTCGTATGGTCCACAG ATGGGATCTTATGGACAGCAGGGACCAGGAGGCTATGGCTCTCAGGGCCAGGCACCATATTACAACCAGCCTGGCCAGGCTCCTCACCCAAGCCAGCAGCAAACCCCCTACTCCCAGCCCCCATCAGTGCAACCGGGTGGCCAGACACCTTACCCAGGGCAAACCCACCCTCCACCGACGTCTGCTCCACACAACCAGGGAGCACAACCCTATCCGCAGCCCCACATGCCCCCACAGTCCCAGGGGCAACTGCCAGGCCCATCCCAAGGGCCTCCACAGTCTCAGCCCCCTTATTCCCAAACCTCAGCCCCACAATCTGGCCAGTCTCTCTACGCCCAGCAGCAGGGTCCTCCCAATCAGGCCCCACAGCCGCCAAGTTCCCAGGAACCCGCTGGACCACAGGGCCAGTCCAACTACCCAGGATCCACACAGGGGCCTCAGCAGCCCCCCTCGCAGCAACAGCAGGCACAGACTCAGCCTCCACAGCAGCCACCGGGACACAGCCAACACCCACAGGGCCAGCCTGCAGCGTACACGCAGAACCCCCAGCAGCCGCAACAGCAGCAAGCACAACAGTCACCTTATCAGCGCTTTCCTCCTCCACAACAGCAG GAGGTATCCCAGGACTCATTTCAGTCGAGCGCCCCTCCATCCACCCAGCCTAAAACTGGCCCAGAGGACAGTCAAGGCCGCCCCTCCAGCCTTCCG GACCTGTCAGGGTCCATCGATGACCTGCCTACAGGTGCAGAGGGTGCCCTGAGTCCCGGTGTGAGCACGTCAGGTGTGTCGAGCAGCCAGGGTGAGCAGAGTAACCAGGCCCAGTCGCCCTTCTCTCCTCACACGTCTCCCCACCTGCCAGGCATCCGAGGGCCTTCACCTTCGCCAGCTGGCTCCCCTGCCAGCGCTAGCACACCCCGCACAGGACCGCTGTCACCCGCCAACATGCCAG TGACCCAGATGCCTCCCAGGCCATCAAGTGTGCAGTCAGATGGGAGTCTACACCCTGCAATGAGCCAGTCTCCTATGGCCCAGGACAGAG GGTTTATGCAGAGAAACCCTCAGATGCCTTATGGCTCCCCCCAGTCAGCCTCTGCACTGTCGCCACGCCAGTCTTCAGGGGGACAGATGCATCCTGGGATGGGCCCATATCAGCAGAACAACTCCATGGGTGGCTATGGACAGCAGGGAGGACAATATGGCCCCCAAG GTTATCCCCGTCAACCGGGCTACGGCAACATGCCCAACGCAAACTACACTGGGCCAGGCATAGGTCCAATGAACTCCATGGCAGGACAGGGTGCGGGGCCACCATATTCTGGCATGCCCCCAGGAAGGATGCCTCCTAATCAAATGGGGGCACGTCCCTACGGACCCAATATGGGTCCAAATATGGGGCCCAACATGGGTCCAAACATCCCCCCTAACATGGGCAACATGCCACCCCAGGTAGGCTCAGGAATGTGTCCTCCTCCAGGCATGAACAGAAAGCCCCAGGACCCCGCAGCCATGCAGCACCCTGCCACCAACTCCATGCACAACAG GATGCCTGGTTACCCCAACATGTCTCCAAGCATGATAGGCTCCGGCCCACCCTATGGCCCTCCCATGAACAACATGCCTGGAATGATGAACACTCAAGGTGGATCACCTTATCCTATGGGGCCAAACATGGCCAATAACTCAAGTG GTATGGCCCCCAGTCCAGAGGTGAACAATAAGATGAATAACAAAGTAGATGGGAGTGCAACGCCCAAGCCAGAGCCCAAATCTAAG AAGTCCAACTCTTCCACCACAACCAATGAAAAGATAACCCGTCTGTATGAGTTAGGACCAGAGCCGGAAAGGAAGATGTGGGTGGACCGTTATTTGTCCTTCATTGAAGAGAAAGCCATGGGCATGACCAACCTGCCCGCTGTAGGACGCAAACCCCTCGACCTCTTCCGCCTGTATATGTCAGTCAAAGAGATCGGAAGCATGGCACAG GTGAGTAAGAATAAGAAATGGCGTGATCTGGCCACTTCCCTGAATGTGGGCACATCCAGCAGTGCTGCCAGTTCTTTGAAGAAACAGTACATCCAGTGTCTGTATGCCTTTGAGTGCAAAATTGAGCGTGGTGAGGACCCTCCTCCTGAGATTTTTACAGACAACAAAAAGAACCAAGCTGCTAAGGTCCAGCCACCCTCTCCAG CGTCCCTCTGCTCCACAGCTGGGTCAGGCTCTCTGCAGGGTCCTCAGACACCCCAGTCCACCAGCAGCTCCATGGCTGAAGGGGGTGACCTGAAACCTCCCACCCCAGCCTCCACTCCTCATACCCAGATGCCCCCCATGCCACCGGGGTCCAG GAGCAGCGTTAACCTGCAGGACCCCTTCTCTGAAGGAAGTGACCCTGCTTTCCCCAGGAAGAACATGACGCCCAACTCTGCCTATCAAGCTGGCATGAACACACCAGACATGCAAGGGCGCATGGGCACCTACGAACCCAACAAGGACCCCTTTGGTAACATGCGGAAAG TCGGGGAGCACTTTCTACCTGCTAACCAGGGCCCGAACAGCGGGGTGGGTGACCAGCAGCAGCAACCGccgcagcagcaacagcagcagcctcCGTTTAACAGAGGACCGCCTGGGGCCATGGGCACAATGCCAATGGGGCCCAGACAGCAGTTTCCCTATGGACCAGGCTACGACAGGAG ATCGGAGCAAGGAATGGGCCCAGAGGGCAACATGGGATCCGGTGCTCCTCAGCCAAACCCTATGATACCTGCCAATGCCGACACTGGGATGTATTCGCCAAACCGCTTCCCACCACAGCAGCCACG GCATGATTCCTATGGTAATCAGTATCCTGGACAGGGAACGCCCCCTACAGGCTCCTACCCCAATCAGCAGCCTGGAATGTacccacaacaac AGAGTTACAAGCGTCCTGTGGAAGGAGGTTATCCTCCATCAAAACGCCATGAGACAGAGTACAGTGGGCCCTTCCATGGTggacaacaacaaccaccaccaccgcaGCAACAGCCAGGAGGTACCTCTGCACCCTCTTCAGGACAGCAGGAGTACAATCAGTACAGCGGCAGTGGACCCTACCCCGGCTCTGATCGCCGTCCACCTGGCACAGGCAATCAGTTTCCCTTTCCCTTTGGTCGTGAACGTATGCCGGTAGCGACGGGGCCCAACGCTCAGCCCAACATGCCCCCTCAGATGATGCAGTCAGGCCCTGAGGGACCTCAGGGAGGTATGTGGCAGGGACCGCGAGACATGAACTATCAGAACTACCCCAGCCGGCAGGGTGGCCCCGGGGGCCCACCCCAGGGACCCGGCTACCCTGGCATGAACCGCTCAGAggagatgatgtcatcagaaCAGCGCATGAATCATGATGGACAGTGGGGGGGTCAGATGGGCCCGCGGCAGCCTCCTTATGGTCCAGCAGGGCCTGGCCAATCTATGCCTCGTTCAGTACAGCCTAACTACCAGCCCCTTCAGGGTGTGCAGAACCACATTCCACAGGTGTCCAGCCCGGCCTCCATGCCCCGCCCCATGGATAGCAGGACATCGCCTAGTAAATCTCCCTATATGCACGGAGTAATAAAGATGCAGAAGGCTGGCCCTCCAGTGCCTGCGTCTCACATAGTGCCCCCTCCGGTGCAGTCGCCTTTAATAAGGCGAGACATGCCTTTTCCCCCGGGCTCTATTGAAGCTTCACATCCTGTCCTGAAACCACGTCGGAGACTCACGGTGAAAGATATTG GAACCCCCGAGGCCTGGAGAGTTATGATGTCATTAAAGTCTGGTTTATTGGCTGAGAGTACGTGGGCCTTAGATACCATCAACATTCTCCTGTATGATGACAACAGTATTTCTACCTTTGATCTCAACACG TTGCCTGGCCTACTGGAGTTGGTGGTTGAGTATTTCAGACGCTGCCTCATTGAAATCTTTGGTATTCTTCGGGAGTATGAGGTGGGAGACCCTGGCCAGAGGACACTACTTGATCCTGATGCCTTGAAACAAGACTGGGACAGCGCAGAAGAAGAGGAACAACGGGCTGAGGACATGGAacaagaggaaggagaggacgaagaagaggaggaaCGAGAAACGGAGGGGCCAGCTCgtgtgaaggaggaggaggaggagcagcagcagtgctCGGAGTCTCGGGGTCGAGAGGAGAAAACCGAAGATGAGGAGCGGAAGAACAAGGGTTCTTCATCTGAACAGACGGGCTCATTGCAGTCCTTAGCTGCCAATGAGAGACCCAAACAGGCCAGCAAGTTTGACAAGTTTCCTCTAAAGGTGGTACGGAAGAAAGATCCATTTGCGACTGGCAAGTCAAATAATCACGGCAAACTGCAAGAGTTTGACAGTGGGTTACTTCATTGGAGCGCTGGAGGCGGAGACTCAACAGACCACATCCAGACTCACTTTGAACCACGCAAAGACTTCTTGGAACCACGAGTACGAGTATATGTGCCCTCAAATTTGCTGAAGCGAAGAGTCCCAGAAGAAGTGCCACTGGAAAATTGTTTGCCAGCTGAGGAAGATAAAAGCAAGAAtcaagatgaagaagaaaggcCAAAGGAGACCGCTTTCTCAGAGAAGGCCAGCTCCTCACTCAgcattgaggaggagaggaaaatggATTCTGAGACAAAGACAGTTGAGAAAGTTGCTAAAAGTCACCAGGAGAATAATAGACCTATTCCTTTCCCCAGGAGTGTTTTAACACAGCAGACTGGCACCATCCTGGAGGATGAGCCTCACAGTAAAGACGAGGGGCCGCTCGTTGCACTGGCTAACTGGCAGGATTCTTTAGCCCGCCGCTGCATTTGCGTCTCCAATATAATCCGCAGCCTCTCCTTTGTGCCAGGCAATGACCACGAGATGTCCAAACATCCAGGGCTACTACTGCTACTGGGACGCCTGATCCTGCTCCACCACAGGCACCCTGAGCGCAAACAAGCTCCGCTCACCTACGAGAAAGATGAGGACTCGGACGAGGGAATGGGCCAAAGGGATGAATGGTGGTGGGATTGCTTGGAGCTTCTGAGGGAGAACACACTGGTCACTTTGGCAAACATCTCAGGCCAACTGGACCTCTCCATTTACCCAGAGAGCATCTGCTTGCCTCTGTTGGATGGTCTTCTGCACTGGGCTGTCTGCCCATCAGCAGAGGCCCAGGACCCTTTCCCCACCCTCGGCCCCCACAGTGCTTTGTCACCTCAGAGACTGGTCCTGGAGACGCTAAGCAAGCTAAGCATTCAAGATAACAATGTGGACCTCATCTTGGCCACTCCGCCATTCAGTCGGTTGGAGAAGCTATATGGGAACCTTGTGCGACTAATCGGAGACAGGAAGGTTGCGGTCTGCAGGGAGATGGCCGTGGTCCTACTGGCCAACCTGGCCCAGGGTGATACTGTGGCAGCCAGAGCAATCGCTGTTCAGAAAGGCAGTGTGGGCAACCTGCTGGGCTTCCTAGAGGATAGTCTGGCTGCCACACAGCTTCAGCAGAGCCAGAGCTCTCTACTACACCTACAGGGGATGCACTTCGAGCCCACAAGCCCGGACATGATGCGGCGAGCTGCCCGGGCTCTGCACGCCTTAGCCAAGGTGGAGGAGAACCACTCAGAGTTCACACTACAAGAGTCCCGACTCCTCGACCTTTCAGTGTCTCCCCTAATGAACTCGCTGGTTTCTCATGTTATCTGTGATGTACTCTTTTTGATTGGCCAGTCATGA